A window of the Bacillus sp. A301a_S52 genome harbors these coding sequences:
- a CDS encoding YihY/virulence factor BrkB family protein: protein MFKLLWTRFNQHNLIDLGAQCAYYFLLSLFPFLIFIISLLTFLPFTFQDVYRLLQEAYIPTGVLEVIENQWQVLERNQQTGALSLGIIFTLWTASLALNAIIRALNTAYHVSAERGMVMARLTSIILTISMFFVIIVALGVQIIGSQLQHYLEFDLGLFEIDVFRWLFTSAVTFLVFLILYLVGPNIRLHFREVYIGAIVATIGWQLTSYGFSIYLNTFANYSATYGTIGTVIALMVWFHLSSLILLLGGEVNAILKEDRHHL from the coding sequence ATGTTTAAATTGCTATGGACTCGATTTAATCAGCACAACTTAATCGACTTAGGCGCTCAGTGTGCTTACTATTTTCTATTATCACTATTTCCTTTTCTCATTTTTATTATCAGTCTTTTAACATTTCTTCCTTTCACATTTCAGGATGTTTACCGTCTCTTACAAGAGGCTTATATTCCTACTGGAGTGCTTGAAGTCATTGAAAACCAGTGGCAAGTCCTTGAGCGTAATCAGCAAACCGGTGCCCTTTCATTAGGGATTATCTTTACTTTATGGACGGCTTCCCTTGCCTTAAATGCCATTATAAGAGCATTAAATACAGCCTACCATGTGTCAGCGGAACGCGGGATGGTGATGGCCCGCTTAACCTCTATCATCTTAACAATCTCCATGTTTTTTGTCATTATTGTGGCGCTAGGGGTTCAAATTATTGGCTCTCAGCTGCAACATTACTTAGAGTTTGATTTAGGGCTCTTTGAAATTGATGTCTTTCGTTGGTTATTTACTTCAGCCGTAACATTTTTAGTTTTCTTAATTCTCTATCTAGTCGGCCCCAACATTCGTCTTCATTTTCGCGAGGTCTATATTGGGGCGATCGTAGCGACGATCGGCTGGCAGTTAACCTCATATGGTTTTTCCATTTATTTAAATACCTTTGCTAATTACTCAGCTACGTATGGGACAATCGGGACCGTTATTGCTCTCATGGTCTGGTTCCACTTATCCTCCCTTATTTTACTTCTCGGCGGTGAAGTCAACGCGATATTAAAAGAGGACAGACACCATTTATAG